One region of Euzebya rosea genomic DNA includes:
- the galK gene encoding galactokinase, whose amino-acid sequence MRRVTAWAPGRVNLIGEHTDHTDGLALPMALDVGVRLEGEVGGDRVQLRSADAPVPVDIPADGSSAPSDGWGRYVAAVAAELHALGRPPVGVVGTVSSTLPQGIGLSSSAALEVAVAVALLRAADRALPAVEVVRACRRAEHAAVGVPSGVLDQAASVLSRSGAALLLDCADLSHEDVALPDGIAVLIIDSGVTRQLEGSGYATRTRELGASLHVLDGRRPADVAVAELAALTAGMDDVPARRLRHVVTENDRVRATVAAFAAADLGTVATLFADSHASLRDDFEVTVPQTDRLVDLLKDNGALASRMTGGGFGGAVIGLVHADEADAVAEATLSAYGRAYPDLRARTVLTRPGAGAAEQAADVLTP is encoded by the coding sequence GTGCGACGGGTGACGGCCTGGGCCCCCGGTCGGGTGAACCTGATCGGTGAGCACACCGACCACACCGACGGCCTCGCGCTGCCGATGGCCCTCGACGTCGGCGTGCGCCTGGAGGGCGAGGTGGGCGGCGACCGCGTCCAGCTGCGTTCCGCCGACGCGCCGGTGCCGGTGGACATCCCGGCGGACGGCTCCTCGGCACCGTCCGACGGCTGGGGTCGGTACGTCGCGGCCGTCGCCGCCGAGCTGCATGCCCTCGGGCGCCCGCCGGTGGGCGTGGTCGGGACGGTGTCGTCCACGCTGCCCCAGGGGATCGGCCTGTCGTCGTCTGCGGCGCTGGAGGTTGCGGTTGCGGTTGCGCTGCTGCGCGCGGCCGACCGTGCCCTTCCGGCGGTGGAGGTCGTCCGGGCGTGTCGCCGGGCCGAGCACGCCGCCGTCGGCGTGCCGTCGGGCGTGCTGGACCAGGCCGCGTCGGTGCTGTCGCGCAGCGGTGCGGCCCTGCTGCTGGACTGCGCCGACCTCTCCCACGAGGACGTGGCCCTGCCCGACGGGATCGCGGTGCTGATCATCGACTCAGGGGTCACCCGGCAGCTGGAGGGGTCGGGCTACGCCACCCGTACCCGCGAGCTGGGGGCGTCCCTGCACGTCCTCGACGGCCGGCGTCCCGCGGACGTCGCAGTTGCGGAGCTGGCGGCCTTGACGGCTGGCATGGACGACGTGCCGGCCCGTAGGCTGCGGCACGTGGTGACCGAGAACGACCGCGTGCGGGCCACCGTCGCGGCCTTCGCGGCGGCCGACCTGGGCACGGTCGCGACGTTGTTCGCCGACAGCCACGCCAGCCTGCGCGACGACTTCGAGGTGACGGTGCCCCAGACCGACCGGCTGGTCGACCTGCTGAAGGACAACGGTGCGCTGGCCAGCCGCATGACCGGCGGTGGCTTCGGTGGCGCGGTGATCGGGCTGGTCCACGCCGACGAGGCCGACGCAGTGGCCGAGGCGACCCTGTCCGCCTACGGCCGGGCGTACCCCGACCTGCGGGCCCGCACCGTCCTGACCCGGCCGGGCGCCGGGGCGGCCGAGCAGGCCGCCGACGTCCTGACGCCGTGA
- the thrS gene encoding threonine--tRNA ligase: protein MKVYGPGDATAEVPTGTTAQDALKSLGAIRGMVVAARVDGTMVDLDRVLEDGESVEPIPADSDDGRFIIRHSAAHVMAQAVTDLWPGTNFGIGPPVENGFYYDFDPEVPFTEEDLKKIEGRMVQIVKEDQPFVRVEVSTDEALAAFEGNPYKVEIITDGEAAADDPTAPAGDSGITIYRNDKPDGGHWQDLCRGPHVPTTKWIPAFTLQRVAGAYWRGSEKNKMLQRVYGTAWESKKALKAFLHQQEEARKRDHRKVGRDLDLFSFPEELGQGLAVWHPNGAIVRQEMEDYIRAEVRRRGYQPVYTPHIGKSQLWETSGHLDFYADGMYPPMEMDPSGDGAGTNYYPKPMNCPFHVLVYRSQQRSYRDLPLRLAELGTVYRYEKSGTVHGLLRARGFTQDDSHIFCTADQVVAEARGCMEFALDVLRAFGFDTPSRIALSTRPAKAETVGTDEGWAHAEKALEQALEEIGLDYVVDEGEGAFYGPKIDVQVTDAIGRAWQLSTIQIDFNLPERFDLSYTNDSGESERPFMVHRALYGSLDRFFGVLTEHFNGAFPTWLAPTQAVVIPISDAHLHYAAEVEAYLIGTGRRAMVDTSDETMGAKIRKHQANKVPYMLIVGEQEAADRTVAIRPRYGDQRKGVPLDDFAEELSLEVAEKRVGPQPE, encoded by the coding sequence ATGAAGGTGTACGGACCGGGTGATGCCACCGCGGAGGTCCCCACCGGCACGACGGCGCAGGATGCCCTGAAGTCGCTCGGTGCGATCCGCGGCATGGTCGTCGCGGCCCGGGTCGACGGAACGATGGTCGACCTGGACCGGGTGCTGGAGGACGGCGAGTCCGTCGAGCCGATCCCCGCGGACTCCGACGACGGGCGGTTCATCATCCGCCACTCCGCCGCCCACGTGATGGCCCAGGCCGTCACCGACCTGTGGCCGGGGACCAACTTCGGCATCGGCCCGCCGGTCGAGAACGGCTTCTACTACGACTTCGATCCCGAGGTGCCCTTCACCGAGGAGGACCTGAAGAAGATCGAGGGCCGCATGGTCCAGATCGTCAAGGAGGACCAGCCGTTCGTGCGGGTCGAGGTGTCCACCGACGAGGCGCTGGCCGCCTTCGAGGGCAACCCCTACAAGGTCGAGATCATCACCGACGGCGAGGCCGCCGCCGACGACCCCACCGCCCCCGCCGGGGACTCCGGCATCACGATCTACCGCAACGACAAGCCCGACGGCGGCCACTGGCAGGACCTCTGCCGTGGCCCCCACGTGCCGACCACCAAGTGGATCCCGGCGTTCACCCTCCAGCGGGTCGCCGGTGCCTACTGGCGTGGTAGCGAGAAGAACAAGATGCTCCAGCGTGTCTACGGCACCGCCTGGGAGTCCAAGAAGGCCCTGAAGGCGTTCCTCCACCAGCAGGAGGAGGCCCGAAAGCGCGACCACCGCAAGGTCGGCCGGGACCTGGACCTGTTCAGCTTCCCCGAGGAGCTCGGGCAGGGCCTGGCCGTGTGGCATCCCAACGGGGCGATCGTCCGCCAGGAGATGGAGGACTACATCCGCGCGGAGGTCCGTCGTCGCGGCTACCAGCCGGTCTACACCCCCCACATCGGCAAGTCGCAGCTGTGGGAGACCTCCGGCCACCTCGACTTCTACGCCGACGGCATGTACCCGCCGATGGAGATGGACCCCTCCGGCGACGGCGCGGGGACCAACTACTACCCCAAGCCGATGAACTGCCCGTTCCACGTGCTGGTCTACCGGTCCCAGCAGCGGTCCTACCGTGACCTGCCGCTGCGCCTCGCCGAGCTCGGGACGGTGTACCGCTACGAGAAGTCCGGCACCGTGCACGGCCTGCTGCGGGCCCGCGGGTTCACCCAGGACGACTCCCACATCTTCTGCACCGCCGACCAGGTCGTCGCCGAGGCCCGGGGCTGCATGGAGTTCGCGCTCGACGTCCTGCGGGCCTTCGGGTTCGACACCCCCTCGCGGATCGCCCTGTCGACCCGGCCGGCCAAGGCCGAGACCGTCGGCACCGACGAGGGCTGGGCCCACGCGGAGAAGGCGCTGGAGCAGGCCCTGGAGGAGATCGGCCTGGACTACGTGGTCGACGAGGGCGAAGGCGCCTTCTACGGCCCCAAGATCGACGTGCAGGTCACCGACGCCATCGGTCGGGCCTGGCAGCTGTCGACCATCCAGATCGACTTCAACCTGCCCGAACGGTTCGACCTGAGCTACACCAACGACAGCGGCGAGTCCGAGCGGCCCTTCATGGTCCACCGGGCCCTGTACGGCTCGCTCGACCGGTTCTTCGGGGTCCTCACCGAGCACTTCAACGGGGCGTTCCCGACCTGGCTGGCCCCCACCCAGGCCGTGGTCATCCCGATCAGCGACGCGCACCTGCACTACGCCGCCGAGGTCGAGGCCTACCTGATCGGCACCGGTCGTCGAGCGATGGTCGACACCAGCGACGAGACGATGGGCGCCAAGATCCGCAAGCACCAGGCGAACAAGGTGCCGTACATGCTGATCGTCGGCGAGCAGGAGGCTGCGGACCGCACCGTCGCCATCCGGCCGCGCTACGGTGACCAGCGCAAGGGCGTGCCCCTCGACGACTTCGCCGAGGAGCTGTCGCTGGAGGTCGCCGAGAAGCGCGTGGGCCCGCAGCCCGAGTGA
- a CDS encoding aldose 1-epimerase: protein MTATDPLTLVQGRMRVVVDPAAGGRLASWSVDGRELLLGPDPSRGPIHWGCYPMVPWAGRVRDALIAWEDEQVRLPHPAGDHALHGVGYLMPWTVVGHDADRVDLRLELPRTDRDVEGWPFGGVVEQTVTAVEDGVALSMTVTAGDRTMPLTVGWHPWFVRHLDGVGARVALAAGRMLERDTDGLPTHRWTTPSAEPWDDCFTDLSATPAVVWPGLGRVEVTSDLDHVVVFTEHPEGVCVEPQSGPPDEANHAEPRVVRAGESFRCTATLRWTSG from the coding sequence GTGACCGCCACCGATCCCCTCACCCTGGTCCAGGGCCGCATGCGGGTCGTGGTGGACCCGGCGGCCGGCGGACGCCTGGCGTCGTGGTCGGTCGATGGCCGCGAGCTGCTGCTCGGGCCGGACCCGTCGCGGGGGCCGATCCACTGGGGCTGCTACCCGATGGTCCCCTGGGCCGGCCGGGTGCGCGACGCGCTGATCGCGTGGGAGGACGAGCAGGTGCGGCTGCCCCACCCGGCCGGCGACCATGCCCTGCACGGCGTGGGCTACCTGATGCCCTGGACGGTGGTGGGCCACGACGCCGACCGGGTGGACCTGCGGCTGGAACTACCCCGGACGGATCGCGACGTGGAGGGATGGCCCTTCGGCGGGGTGGTCGAGCAGACGGTGACCGCGGTCGAGGACGGGGTGGCGCTGTCGATGACCGTGACCGCCGGCGACCGGACGATGCCGTTGACGGTCGGCTGGCACCCATGGTTCGTCCGCCACCTCGACGGGGTCGGGGCTCGGGTGGCGCTGGCGGCCGGACGCATGCTCGAGCGCGACACCGACGGGCTGCCGACCCACCGATGGACGACTCCGTCCGCCGAGCCGTGGGACGACTGCTTCACCGACCTGTCCGCCACCCCGGCGGTCGTCTGGCCCGGGCTCGGGCGGGTCGAGGTGACCAGCGACCTCGACCACGTCGTGGTCTTCACCGAACACCCCGAGGGGGTCTGCGTGGAACCCCAGTCGGGCCCGCCGGACGAGGCCAACCATGCCGAGCCGCGGGTGGTCAGGGCTGGTGAGTCGTTCCGTTGCACCGCGACCCTGCGCTGGACGTCCGGCTAG
- a CDS encoding HIT family protein has translation MDPRIDRYDRLWTPWRLEYVTDPDSSSNGCPFCLADEHGDDERVIHRGEHAFVLLNAYPYNPGHAMVIPYTHTDDYAALSHDEVTEIAALTQRTIRALKAAAGPHAFNVGMNLGTVAGAGIADHLHQHVVPRWGGDTNFMPVIGQTRVLPQLMADTYAMLKPAFDAAE, from the coding sequence CTGGACCCGCGGATCGACCGGTACGACCGGCTGTGGACGCCGTGGCGGCTGGAGTACGTCACCGATCCCGACAGCTCCAGCAACGGCTGCCCGTTCTGCCTGGCCGACGAGCACGGCGACGACGAGCGGGTGATCCACCGGGGCGAGCACGCGTTCGTGCTGCTCAACGCCTACCCCTACAACCCCGGCCACGCGATGGTCATCCCCTACACCCACACCGACGACTACGCCGCGCTCAGCCACGACGAGGTCACCGAGATCGCGGCCCTCACCCAGCGCACCATCCGGGCGCTCAAGGCCGCCGCTGGCCCCCACGCGTTCAACGTCGGCATGAACCTCGGGACCGTCGCCGGGGCGGGGATCGCCGACCACCTGCACCAGCACGTCGTCCCCCGTTGGGGCGGCGACACCAACTTCATGCCGGTCATCGGCCAGACACGCGTCCTCCCGCAGCTGATGGCCGACACCTACGCGATGCTCAAGCCCGCGTTCGACGCGGCCGAGTGA
- a CDS encoding DeoR/GlpR family DNA-binding transcription regulator, with protein sequence MGSDGAEQPDDHEPTPARIRRDRTVGLLREREFVRVADLAEAFKVSEVTVRGDLDHLEDRGLLKRVRGGAVPRPMAEPERTFEETATTAQLQKRAIAARAVDMVEPGDSIILDVGTTTTAIAKELATREDLTDVSVFTSSITIALELEVAHPRIAVVVTGGTLRPKQHSLVEPLAGLVLEHINARLAFIGCNGVDVTAGVTNVNLPESTVKRRMIRAAAHRVVVADGTKLGQVALAKVCDLDHVDLLITDDQAPSGVVAELRATGLAVDTVDVRGSLTAEGRAHR encoded by the coding sequence ATGGGCAGCGACGGTGCCGAGCAGCCGGACGACCACGAACCGACCCCGGCGCGCATCCGCCGTGACCGCACCGTCGGGTTGCTCCGCGAGCGCGAGTTCGTGCGCGTGGCCGACCTGGCCGAGGCGTTCAAGGTCAGCGAGGTCACCGTCCGCGGCGACCTCGACCACCTCGAGGACCGCGGCCTCCTCAAGCGCGTCCGAGGTGGCGCCGTTCCCCGGCCGATGGCCGAACCCGAGCGGACCTTCGAGGAGACCGCCACCACCGCGCAGCTGCAGAAGCGGGCCATCGCCGCCCGGGCCGTCGACATGGTCGAGCCCGGCGACTCCATCATCCTCGACGTCGGCACGACGACGACCGCGATCGCCAAGGAGCTGGCCACCCGCGAGGACCTGACCGACGTCAGCGTCTTCACGTCCTCCATCACCATCGCCCTCGAGCTGGAGGTCGCCCACCCCCGCATCGCCGTCGTGGTGACCGGCGGCACGCTGCGCCCCAAGCAGCACTCGTTGGTCGAGCCGCTGGCCGGGCTGGTCCTGGAACACATCAACGCACGCCTGGCCTTCATCGGCTGCAACGGGGTCGACGTCACCGCCGGGGTGACCAACGTCAACCTGCCCGAGAGCACCGTCAAGCGCCGCATGATCCGGGCCGCCGCCCACCGCGTCGTCGTCGCCGACGGCACCAAGCTGGGACAGGTCGCCCTCGCCAAGGTGTGCGACCTCGACCACGTCGACCTCCTCATCACCGACGACCAGGCCCCGTCCGGGGTGGTCGCCGAGCTCCGCGCGACCGGACTCGCCGTCGACACCGTCGACGTCAGGGGGTCGCTGACCGCAGAAGGACGAGCCCACCGATGA
- a CDS encoding beta-galactosidase, which translates to MRLGVCWYPEQWPEQDWADDLARMADLGLQVVRIGEFAWSAMEPARDRWDLGWLDRAVEGIADAGMRVVLGTPTATPPVWLMRERPEIRIAGTDGRARPYGSRRHTCPTSPAYREESARIVEVLARRYGTHVALDAWQIDNEPGNHDSARCWCPACQQAFRDWLQDRYGDIDALNARWGQAFWSMTYPDWSSVELPAPTMTVHNPSLELAHRRFASNQVCEGLAVQRDVLAEHSPGVPTFTNLYMGDLDIDARSVHRPNGIGAIDSYPHGLGDPAEVAFNLDLARGTAMQAGDGVDARGGRAWVVEQQPGPVNWTGDNPAVPPGQVGEWIDQAATQGIDTLLVFRWRMARAGQEQHHAALLTHDRREAPAYAEVREAARRLPATAPPRRPATAAVVADYADAWIPDIVPQTHGASHRTLAVAAHRALRAAGHVVDVVGDDADLTGYGLVVLPAFHRVTPARLATVEAALEAGVTVVVGPRSLVRDDDAVWVDTATPSGLTGRLGALVDRAGSPRGWPRDTPPSRVRIGDAEPCDAGPWLETLEVQDDDVAVLGSAVGGPLDGAPVAVRRGGLVLMGASSSRAWTSLLNNIQR; encoded by the coding sequence ATGCGGCTCGGGGTCTGCTGGTACCCCGAGCAGTGGCCCGAGCAGGACTGGGCCGACGACCTGGCCCGCATGGCCGACCTCGGCCTGCAGGTCGTCCGCATCGGCGAGTTCGCGTGGTCGGCCATGGAGCCCGCACGCGACCGCTGGGACCTCGGCTGGCTCGACCGGGCCGTCGAGGGCATCGCCGACGCGGGCATGCGGGTGGTCCTCGGCACCCCCACGGCGACCCCGCCGGTCTGGCTGATGCGCGAACGCCCCGAGATCCGCATCGCCGGCACCGACGGCCGTGCCCGTCCCTACGGCAGCCGCCGGCACACCTGCCCCACGTCCCCCGCCTACCGGGAGGAGTCCGCCCGCATCGTGGAGGTGCTGGCCCGCCGCTACGGCACCCACGTCGCGCTGGACGCGTGGCAGATCGACAACGAGCCGGGCAACCACGACTCGGCCCGCTGCTGGTGCCCCGCCTGCCAGCAGGCGTTCAGGGACTGGCTGCAGGACCGCTACGGCGACATCGACGCGCTCAACGCCCGCTGGGGACAGGCGTTCTGGTCGATGACCTACCCCGACTGGTCGTCCGTCGAGCTGCCCGCACCGACGATGACGGTCCACAACCCGAGCCTGGAGCTCGCCCACCGCCGCTTCGCCAGCAACCAGGTCTGCGAGGGACTGGCCGTGCAACGCGACGTGCTGGCCGAGCACTCGCCGGGTGTCCCGACGTTCACCAACCTCTACATGGGCGACCTCGACATCGACGCCCGCTCGGTGCACCGACCCAACGGCATCGGCGCGATCGACAGCTACCCCCACGGCCTCGGCGACCCCGCCGAGGTGGCGTTCAACCTCGACCTCGCACGCGGGACCGCGATGCAGGCCGGCGACGGCGTCGATGCGCGCGGCGGCCGGGCATGGGTCGTCGAGCAGCAGCCGGGCCCGGTCAACTGGACCGGCGACAACCCCGCTGTCCCGCCCGGACAGGTGGGGGAGTGGATCGACCAGGCCGCAACGCAGGGGATCGACACGCTGCTCGTGTTCCGCTGGCGCATGGCCCGTGCTGGGCAGGAGCAGCACCACGCCGCCCTGCTGACCCACGACCGACGTGAGGCCCCCGCCTACGCGGAAGTACGGGAGGCCGCCCGACGCCTGCCCGCGACGGCGCCCCCTCGCCGGCCTGCCACCGCCGCCGTGGTCGCCGACTACGCCGACGCGTGGATCCCCGACATCGTGCCGCAGACCCACGGGGCGTCCCATCGCACGCTCGCGGTTGCCGCGCACCGGGCCCTTCGTGCGGCCGGTCACGTGGTCGACGTCGTCGGCGACGACGCCGACCTGACCGGCTACGGGCTGGTGGTGCTCCCCGCCTTCCACCGGGTGACGCCCGCCCGCCTGGCGACCGTCGAGGCCGCCCTCGAGGCCGGCGTCACGGTCGTGGTCGGGCCACGCAGCCTCGTCCGCGACGACGACGCGGTCTGGGTCGACACCGCCACCCCGTCCGGGTTGACCGGCCGCCTCGGCGCCCTGGTCGACCGGGCCGGCAGCCCCCGGGGGTGGCCGCGCGACACCCCGCCGTCACGGGTGCGGATCGGCGACGCCGAGCCGTGCGACGCGGGGCCCTGGCTGGAGACGCTGGAGGTGCAGGACGACGACGTGGCCGTGCTCGGCAGCGCCGTCGGCGGGCCGCTGGACGGGGCACCGGTCGCCGTGCGTCGAGGTGGCCTGGTCCTGATGGGGGCGTCGTCCTCGCGGGCGTGGACATCCCTGCTGAACAATATTCAACGCTGA
- a CDS encoding glycoside hydrolase family 36 protein, which produces MTSQTPAHPETTTEGFVEVAEMPCTPDRAVVYEHGWQSWSPAGVHRATATSPRPARPRWQTMAYRPETPAPDHGMQGEGLLVVQPDPDGPSTIIATDDPHRRMPSIRATVDGDRIRVTANGEVAITEHDGDIPSALAAWGDALGRQLDVRIRPQAPGWCSWYCHGPHVTDADVVTAVDAAVAADLPIDVVQVDDGYQADIGDWLDRNTAAFPRPLSALTARIADAGMGAGLWTAPFCVGANSALARQHPDWLVGGALASDEHWGQPIRVLDVTHPDAAEHLVELFSTLRSWGFDYHKIDFVYAGALPGRRHADIAPLDAYGEGLRLIREAIGPDATLLGCGAPLLPSVGRVDAMRISPDIDPVWEPPLGDVSQPSMQGALQAGRARAWQHGRLWINDPDCVLVREEVGRREEWAGYLDVLDGLAVSSDHLDRLDARGLEVTRHLLRTSDGTPAPTWQPDVDDADAGRLRGEPAGAVA; this is translated from the coding sequence ATGACCAGCCAGACCCCCGCGCACCCCGAGACCACGACCGAGGGCTTCGTCGAGGTCGCGGAGATGCCGTGCACACCCGACCGCGCCGTCGTCTACGAGCACGGCTGGCAGTCGTGGAGCCCCGCCGGCGTGCACCGGGCCACGGCCACCAGCCCCCGGCCCGCCCGTCCCCGCTGGCAGACCATGGCCTACCGACCCGAGACCCCCGCACCGGACCACGGCATGCAGGGAGAGGGGTTGCTGGTCGTGCAGCCCGACCCCGACGGCCCCTCCACGATCATCGCCACCGACGACCCGCACCGACGGATGCCGTCCATCCGGGCCACCGTCGACGGCGACCGGATCAGGGTCACCGCCAACGGCGAGGTCGCGATCACCGAGCACGACGGGGACATCCCCTCGGCCCTGGCCGCCTGGGGGGACGCCCTCGGCCGCCAGCTGGACGTCCGGATCCGTCCGCAGGCGCCCGGCTGGTGCTCCTGGTACTGCCACGGCCCCCACGTCACCGACGCCGACGTCGTCACCGCCGTCGACGCGGCCGTGGCCGCCGACCTGCCGATCGACGTCGTGCAGGTCGACGACGGCTACCAGGCCGACATCGGCGACTGGCTGGACCGCAACACCGCCGCCTTCCCCCGCCCGCTGTCGGCGCTGACCGCCCGGATCGCCGACGCGGGCATGGGCGCGGGCCTGTGGACCGCACCGTTCTGCGTCGGGGCGAACTCCGCCCTGGCCCGCCAGCACCCCGACTGGCTGGTCGGCGGGGCCCTGGCCAGCGACGAGCACTGGGGCCAGCCGATCCGCGTCCTCGACGTCACCCATCCCGACGCCGCCGAGCACCTCGTCGAGCTGTTCTCGACGCTCCGGTCGTGGGGGTTCGACTACCACAAGATCGACTTCGTCTACGCCGGTGCCCTACCCGGCCGCCGCCACGCCGACATCGCCCCGCTGGACGCCTACGGCGAGGGGCTGCGCCTGATCCGCGAGGCCATCGGCCCCGACGCCACCCTGCTCGGCTGCGGCGCCCCGCTGCTGCCGTCGGTGGGACGGGTGGACGCCATGCGCATCTCGCCCGACATCGACCCCGTCTGGGAGCCACCGCTCGGCGACGTCTCCCAGCCGTCGATGCAGGGTGCGCTGCAGGCCGGCCGGGCCCGCGCCTGGCAGCACGGCCGGCTGTGGATCAACGACCCCGACTGCGTCCTGGTCCGCGAGGAGGTCGGCCGGCGCGAGGAGTGGGCCGGCTACCTCGACGTCCTCGACGGCCTGGCGGTGTCCAGCGACCACCTCGACCGGCTCGACGCGCGGGGCCTGGAGGTGACCCGCCACCTGCTGCGGACCAGCGACGGTACCCCCGCCCCGACATGGCAGCCCGACGTCGACGACGCCGACGCCGGCCGGCTCCGCGGCGAACCCGCAGGGGCGGTGGCCTGA